A stretch of the Vigna radiata var. radiata cultivar VC1973A chromosome 9, Vradiata_ver6, whole genome shotgun sequence genome encodes the following:
- the LOC111242555 gene encoding EPIDERMAL PATTERNING FACTOR-like protein 8, with protein MAPPARSYPLHGLKLSITVLFIFFVSLLPSKSGGSLTLDTKKGLEQNKMVIGSKPPACVNKCKSCRPCMATLVVPNHQKRKKSFRVFSHGDDDDTYYLLSWKCKCGDKLFQP; from the exons ATGGCTCCACCTGCTAGATCCTATCCTCTACATGGACTCAAACTTTCAATCACTGTGCTTTTCATCTTTTTCGTCTCCCTTCTACCTTCCAAATCTG GTGGATCGCTGACGTTGGACACAAAAAAGGGTTTGGAGCAAAATAAAATGGTAATAGGGTCAAAGCCTCCTGCTTGTGTGAACAAGTGCAAGAGTTGCAGGCCTTGCATGGCTACTCTGGTAGTTCCAAACCAccagaagaggaagaagagtttCAGAGTTTTTTCTcatggagatgatgatgatacTTATTATCTTCTTTCATGGAAATGCAAATGTGGTGATAAGTTGTTTCAACCATAA